Proteins from a genomic interval of Quercus lobata isolate SW786 chromosome 11, ValleyOak3.0 Primary Assembly, whole genome shotgun sequence:
- the LOC115967102 gene encoding 14-3-3-like protein has product MVEFMEKVSTAVERKEPTVEERTFLSVAYKNVIGMRRASWRIISSIKQKEESRGNEDHVSMILDYISKIESELSNICDGILKLLDTRLIPFTAPGNSKISYLKMKAK; this is encoded by the coding sequence ATGGTGGAGTTCATGGAGAAGGTCTCGACGGCAGTGGAGAGAAAGGAGCCCACCGTCGAGGAGCGAACCTTTCTCTCCGTGGCATACAAGAACGTGATCGGCATGAGGCGAGCCTCGTGGCGCATCATCTCCTCGATCAAGCAGAAGGAGGAAAGCCGCGGCAACGAGGACCATGTGTCCATGATCCTGGACTACATATCCAAGATCGAGTCGGAGCTCTCCAACATCTGCGACGGAATCCTCAAGCTCCTTGACACCAGACTCATCCCCTTTACTGCCCCCGGCAACTCCAAGATCTCCTACCTCAAGATGAAGGCCAAGTGA
- the LOC115966258 gene encoding uncharacterized protein LOC115966258, with amino-acid sequence MAEEGSATTSKGLRPTEDDGSVILFGGFENDHRMNKRMEWYCIKVPEISDSSADKDFPSENQKQKLKPFSVVELDELTYFAASGSSIYCLSESTNQVLTLDLTRVSDGWKLGPLAIGGWKPHKIILDGKLYVLGGGLPSNAGDQFPCMEVFDPNLGTWEPLPDPPYAPTAFDMVTALLEPTKQILVTSFHPRHWRKYCGQDDTYYDCFFLTYNVTDRYWTKFMNPPVRNLRRRCGDPEYNKAVAVGNTLYLVLPFDDYFLKDVLVMHAYDIDKNEWFEGCLNIPNEFFGKHEFLTSRAPRSLIHLYDQKFCILFTSVTYLDRNRNKDKRSSKYHELPEVECRYLYCVTLEVSPILEGEEDSAGFKVLDISVVSTKKYLLDHDLEIMDILLLDDGAFYTSMQKKTEL; translated from the exons ATGGCCGAGGAAGGTTCAGCGACAACATCAAAAGGATTGAGGCCGACAGAGGATGATGGATCAGTCATCCTTTTCGGTGGGTTTGAGAATGACCACCGGATGAACAAAAGGATGGAATGGTATTGCATTAAGGTCCCAGAGATCTCAGACTCAAGCGCAGACAAAGACTTTCCTTCggaaaatcaaaagcaaaagctCAAACCGTTTTCGGTTGTGGAGCTAGACGAATTGACTTACTTTGCAGCTTCAGGCTCATCTATCTATTGTCTTAGCGAATCTACCAATCAAGTTTTGACGTTAGACCTTACTCGTGTTAGTGATGGTTGGAAGCTAGGTCCTCTAGCCATTGGTGGCTGGAAGCCTCACAAAATCATTCTGGATGGTAAATTATATGTTTTAGGTGGTGGTTTACCATCTAATGCTGGAGATCAGTTTCCCTGTATGGAGGTTTTTGACCCAAACTTAGGAACTTGGGAACCCTTACCCGATCCTCCATATGCGCCGACGGCCTTTGATATGGTTACAGCTCTTCTTGAGCCCACAAAACAGATTCTTGTTACATCATTCCATCCTAGGCATTGGAGGAAGTATTGCGGTCAGGATGATACttattatgattgttttttCCTCACATACAATGTCACGGATCGTTATTGGACTAAATTTATGAATCCTCCCGTGCGCAATTTACGTAGGAGGTGTGGTGATCCAGAATATAATAAGGCTGTAGCGGTTGGGAATACTCTCTACTTGGTTTTGCCCTTCGATGATTATTTTCTTAAGGATGTTTTGGTTATGCACGCCTATGATATAGATAAAAATGAGTGGTTCGAGGGCTGTTTGAACATTCCCAATGAATTTTTTGGGAAGCACGAATTTCTCACTAGTAGAGCTCCTCGTAGTCTTATCCATCTATATGATCAGAAATTCTGCATTCTCTTTACGTCCGTCACCTATTTAGATAGAAATAGGAACAAGGATAAAAGGAGCAGTAAGTATCATGAGCTACCTGAAGTCGAGTGCCGTTATTTATATTGTGTCACTCTTGAAGTTTCTCCAATATTAGAGGGGGAAGAGGACTCTGCTGGTTTCAAGGTGTTGGATATTTCGGTTGTGTCCACCAAAAAATATCTCTTGGATCACGACTTAGAAATCATGGATATTCTATTGCT GGACGACGGCGCCTTTTACACATCAATGCAGAAGAAGACTGAGTTATAA
- the LOC115967793 gene encoding F-box/kelch-repeat protein At3g23880-like: protein MRERVSDDIVEDIMGRLPVKSLTRFRCVSKSFNSIITGTTFINKHLKLNLNQSESLISTNTHNGYLLYTTKDKNSLPSSKQLCTVVCNNDRTLTQVSRFEIPTFLEKYSIVGFCNGLFCLASYVKELCHIIYLWNPSIRMLKKLIATRFNRKHNEGAAIGFAYDSLNNDFKILRIVCNAMFNGSEAEAEIYTLSSDSWRKVVTSMQSLRGCEVTEPKLGTISCVWGPFTFYNGALHVLAYTIGYSFILSFDISNESFHDIMMPRNLLDGATNYFNKLAVYKGLLADFFFADDLGNEHHGSVLCHVWVMEEYGVAESWTRKFVIPMEWIWAVLFFGCTNNGELLIENATGLASIDPENQNQNILPIENANWVDFSANSRESLVLLDRDRESERKEEEKNSNVCFMDDLGGALGSVGGLGSSSSGLGSSGDGHSRATS, encoded by the exons ATGCGCGAGCGTGTTTCAGACGACATCGTAGAAGACATCATGGGTCGGCTACCAGTGAAATCCCTAACCCGATTCAGGTGCGTTTCTAAGTCATTTAACTCAATCATCACTGGCACCACTTTCATCAACAAACACTTGAAGCTCAACCTTAATCAATCCGAATCGTTAATATCCACAAACACTCACAATGGGTATTTGCTATATACTACAAAGGATAAGAATAGTTTACCATCTTCCAAACAATTGTGTACGGTTGTTTGCAACAACGACCGCACTTTGACCCAGGTTTCCAGGTTTGAAATCCCCACTTTTTTGGAAAAGTACAGTATAGTTGGTTTCTGTAATGGCTTGTTCTGCCTAGCTAGTTATGTGAAAGAACTTTGCCACATTATTTATTTGTGGAACCCAAGTATTAGAATGTTGAAGAAACTTATAGCTACTCGCTTTAATCGCAAGCATAATGAAGGAGCCGCTATTGGATTTGCTTATGATTCTCTGAACAACGACTTCAAGATCCTGAGAATTGTGTGTAATGCGATGTTCAATGGATCAGAAGCTGAAGCAGAGATTTACACGTTAAGTTCAGATTCGTGGAGGAAGGTTGTAACATCAATGCAGTCCTTAAGAGGGTGTGAAGTGACTGAACCCAAACTTGGGACTATATCTTGTGTTTGGGGTCCCTTTACATTTTATAATGGAGCTCTGCATGTTTTAGCATATACCATCGGCTATTCATTCATTTTGTCCTTTGACATTAGCAATGAGAGCTTCCATGATATAATGATGCCTCGTAATCTCTTAGATGGCGCTACTAATTATTTCAATAAACTTGCAGTGTACAAGGGATTGCTGGCTGATTTCTTTTTCGCTGATGATCTTGGCAATGAGCATCATGGGAGTGTCTTATGCCATGTATGGGTTATGGAGGAGTATGGTGTGGCCGAATCTTGGACTAGAAAATTTGTGATACCAATGGAATGGATTTGGGCGGTTCTTTTCTTTGGCTGCACTAACAATGGTGAACTTCTCATTGAGAATGCCACTGGGCTGGCTTCAATTGACCCTGAGAATCAAAATCAGAACATTCTTCCAATTGAAAATGCTAATTGGGTGGATTTCTCAGCTAATTCAAGGGAGAGCTTGGTTTTACTTGATCGGG atagagagagtgagagaaaggaggaggagaagaactCCAATGTTTGCTTCATGGATGACCTAGGCGGTGCTTTGGGCAGCGTTGGTGGCCTAGGCAGTAGCAGCAGCGGGCTGGGCAGCAGTGGCGATGGCCACAGCAGGGCGActtcataa
- the LOC115967807 gene encoding F-box/kelch-repeat protein At3g23880-like, giving the protein MGERVPDDVVEDILAHLPVKSLTRFRCVSKSWNSIITDTTFINKHLKLNLNQSESSMSTNTHSGYLLYTTEDKDSSSSSKELCTVVCNNDRTLTQVSRFEIPSFFDKYMIVGFCNGLFCLASYEKELCHIIYLWNPSIRMCKKLVATRFNRKHNERAAIGFAYDSLNNNFKILRIVCNAMFNESEAEAEIYTLSSDSWRKVVVSMESLRGYEPNIGTICDVWGPFKFYNGALHALAFTVGYSFILSFDISDESFHEIMMPRNHLDEVSINFTELAVYKGLTADFVFAHDHGNERGGRILCHIWVMEKYGVAKSWTRKFVIPMEWVWIGHFFGCTNNGELLIKNATGLVSIDPESQNQNILALEDANWVAFLANSMESLVLLDGDSEKESEEEKKNSNVCSMDDLGSASGSGGGLGSGSSGDGDSRATS; this is encoded by the exons ATGGGTGAGCGTGTTCCAGACGACGTCGTAGAAGACATCCTGGCTCACCTACCAGTGAAATCCTTAACCCGGTTCAGGTGCGTTTCGAAATCTTGGAACTCCATTATCACTGACACCACTTTCATCAACAAACACTTGAAGCTCAACCTCAACCAATCCGAATCATCAATGTCCACAAACACTCACAGTGGGTATTTGCTGTATACTACAGAGGATAAGGATAGttcatcatcttccaaagaattgTGTACGGTTGTTTGCAACAACGACCGCACCCTGACCCAGGTTTCTAGGTTTGAAATCCCCTCTTTTTTTGACAAGTACATGATTGTTGGTTTCTGTAATGGCTTGTTCTGCCTAGCTAGTTATGAGAAAGAACTTTGCCACATTATTTATTTGTGGAACCCAAGTATTAGAATGTGTAAGAAACTTGTAGCTACTCGCTTTAATCGCAAGCATAATGAAAGAGCTGCTATTGGATTTGCTTATGATTCTCTGAACAACAACTTCAAGATTCTGAGAATTGTGTGTAACGCGATGTTCAATGAATCAGAAGCTGAAGCAGAGATTTACACGTTAAGTTCGGATTCGTGGAGAAAGGTTGTAGTATCGATGGAGTCCTTAAGAGGGTATGAACCCAACATTGGGACTATTTGTGATGTTTGGGGAcctttcaaattttataatggAGCTCTGCACGCTTTAGCTTTTACTGTTGGCTATTCTTTCATTTTGTCCTTTGACATTAGTGATGAGAGCTTCCATGAGATAATGATGCCTCGTAATCACTTAGATGAAGTGTCTATAAATTTCACTGAACTTGCAGTGTACAAGGGATTGACAGCTGATTTTGTTTTCGCTCATGATCATGGCAATGAGCGTGGTGGGAGAATCTTATGCCACATATGGGTTATGGAGAAGTACGGTGTGGCCAAGTCTTGGACTAGAAAATTTGTGATTCCAATGGAATGGGTTTGGATAGGTCATTTCTTTGGCTGCACTAACAATGGTGAACTTCTCATTAAGAATGCCACTGGGCTGGTTTCGATTGATCCTGAGAGTCAAAATCAGAACATTCTCGCCCTTGAAGATGCTAATTGGGTGGCTTTCTTGGCTAATTCAATGGAGAGCTTGGTTTTACTTGATGGGG AtagtgagaaagagagtgaggaggagaagaagaactCCAATGTTTGCTCCATGGATGACCTAGGCAGTGCTTCGGGCAGCGGTGGTGGCCTAGGCAGTGGCAGCAGTGGCGATGGCGACAGCAGGGCGActtcataa
- the LOC115967101 gene encoding uncharacterized protein LOC115967101 — MEALTKHWKSLSLSEREGSGLCLKKEQASSVHAIAAKFLTKRPLNLDAIANTFTPLWRTKSGFKIKHIEDHVVLFSFDNKADVDRIIAAEPWSFDKHTMVITRYDKDAIVLSSDQSLVAFWVQVYDIPIRFRNKVVAEQICEAIGTILHPEDAPDCDGGSFIRVRVRIDIAQPLCRGRLITLEDGKAQWVLFKYERLANLCYWCGCLSHVDRDCEVWMDSEGTLKTKDQQFGPWLRAPPFLVSRKKVVSVPGFFTKKSNDKANQHQSSPLPQPPLTSTPKPPSHVAKPTVSLKVCSDTLDTISPDGTESTSEDHPQNPPIQPDFEDLIRDIDKDLSRFDSEVSEFQNSNADHPAPTLDSTYLPNQHSGPLNKRLVTQPNKPIPFNDLTNVDPGLIQKQAQAGGKWIRVLRLSQFGDSHPLDTSLGKRNSSDSQISPLPSKRRALDGAKQNETPLPTAAAVPQLRRAQ, encoded by the coding sequence ATGGAAGCTCTAACCAAACACTGGAAATCCTTATCCCTTTCAGAAAGGGAAGGTTCCGGCCTATGCTTGAAGAAAGAACAAGCTAGCTCAGTACACGCTATAGCAGCTAAATTCCTCACCAAACGTCCCCTCAATTTGGACGCCATAGCTAACACCTTCACCCCCCTCTGGAGAACAAAATCTGGGTTCAAGATAAAACACATCGAAGACCATGTTGTTCTCTTCTCTTTTGACAACAAGGCCGATGTGGATCGAATAATAGCAGCGGAACCTTGGAGCTTTGACAAACATACTATGGTTATAACCCGATACGACAAAGATGCCATAGTGCTATCATCCGATCAATCCTTGGTCGCTTTTTGGGTGCAAGTATATGACATTCCCATCCGGTTCAGGAATAAAGTAGTTGCAGAACAAATTTGTGAAGCTATCGGTACCATCCTCCACCCGGAAGATGCGCCAGACTGTGATGGAGGTAGTTTCATCAGAGTAAGAGTCCGGATCGATATCGCTCAACCTCTATGCCGGGGAAGACTTATTACCTTAGAGGATGGTAAAGCACAATGGGTGTTGTTTAAATATGAAAGACTGGCCAATCTCTGTTACTGGTGCGGCTGCCTTTCGCACGTCGACAGAGACTGCGAGGTGTGGATGGACAGTGAAGGTACTCTTAAAACAAAGGACCAACAATTCGGTCCATGGCTTCGTGCCCCTCCCTTTCTTGTCTCCAGGAAAAAGGTGGTTTCGGTTCCTGGCTTCTTTACGAAGAAGTCCAACGACAAAGCCAATCAGCACCAGTCCTCCCCCCTTCCTCAACCTCCATTGACGTCCACCCCAAAACCACCCTCCCATGTCGCTAAACCTACCGTGTCTCTCAAGGTGTGCTCCGATACTCTGGACACAATATCACCAGACGGAACGGAAAGCACATCGGAGGATCACCCACAAAATCCTCCAATCCAGCCGGATTTCGAGGACCTAATCCGAGACATTGACAAGGACCTCAGTCGATTTGACAGTGAGGTGTcagaatttcagaattcaaatGCTGATCATCCCGCCCCTACTCTGGACTCCACTTATCTTCCAAATCAACACTCCGGCCCATTAAATAAAAGGTTAGTCACTCAGCCCAATAAGCCCATCCCCTTTAATGATTTAACTAACGTGGATCCTGGCCTAATTCAGAAACAAGCCCAAGCAGGTGGAAAGTGGATCCGTGTATTAAGACTATCACAGTTTGGTGATAGTCATCCTCTGGACACTTCCTTAGGCAAACGAAATTCCTCTGATTCACAAATCTCCCCTCTCCCTTCCAAACGCAGAGCTCTAGACGGTGCAAAGCAAAATGAAACTCCTCTCCCAACGGCGGCGGCTGTACCTCAGCTCCGCCGAGCTCAATGA